One Methanobacterium formicicum DSM 3637 genomic window, AAGTTAGAACTTATTAGTTATAACTTATAACTTCATTATTTTTTGATCCTAGGTGGGGTTTCTTATTTTTTTGGGGGTGAATTATAATTTACAAATTTTAAGGTGTAATTTAACTTATTGGTGCAATTTTGACACTTATAAAACAGTTTAATAAAAAATATAGTAAAAAAATCCAGTAAATTATAAAAAAATCCAGTATATTTAAAAGTATATTAAAAATTCAGTATAATGATACAATTTAAACAAGTAAAATAATCAAATTTAAACACGTAATGATTCAACTTAAAAAAATAATTCCTTAAAATGGTAGTATTTTTAAAAAGACAGTGTGGTCTGTCTGGCATGGTTCAACTGGATGAATGGCTCAGCCCTTTTGGTCACCACACCTAAATTCTTAAGCTCTTCCATTTTGTTGAATTTCACTCCTTTTCTACGGGCATCGGTGATCCTCTGGGCAGATTTTTTTCCTACTCCAGGGATACGCATCAACTGTTTAAAACTGGCTTCATTTACCTCCACCGGGAATTCTTCTGGGTGAGATTTTGCCCAGAGCAATTTAGGATCTTCATTCAGGAGAATGAAACCATCATCATCCAGAATAATCTCATTCAGTGAAAAACCATATGAATTCAGAAGAAACTGAGCTTGATAAAGGCGGGGGGTTCTTTTCTCTTCAGGTTTAGTGTGATCAGATAGTGGAGTTTCTTTAAGAGGTTCGAAAGGACTTAGATAACTTAAATTGATATTTAAATGTTTATGGAGCCATTGGGCTCGTTTCAGAACATCCTGATCAGTTTCATTATTTGCACCGACGATTATCTGTGTGCTCTGACCAGATGGGACCATTTCAGGATGACGTTTCTTCAGGCGACCGATCCATTTCATTCTCCGCAGGACATCGTTATGGTAATCTTTGGTGCTGGTGAGTTCCTGGAAACCTGATTCAGTGGCGGATTCAAGGTTCACACTCACCCTGTCTGCCAGGTTCATGGCCCTTTTAATCATATCATAAGAAGCCCCTGGAATTACCTTAAGGTGTATGTAACCCTGATATTCATACTCCAAACGCAGTTTACGTGCTACCTCCACCATATTCTCCATGGCCACATCAGCATCCCCTGGCATTCCTGAACTTAAAAAAAGCCCTTCAGCGTAGTGATTCTGATAGTAATGAAGAAAAACGGATATTAACTCTTCTGGTGAAAATTCAATCCTGTTAAAACGGTTATGGCAGTGGTTGATACAGTAGTTGCAGTCACTGGTGCAGTGGTTGCTCATAAGAACCTTAAATAGTGGAACCTGACAACCACCTTGAGTTCGGGCATGATAAATCCCTGGCAGGTTTACTGATGTGAAATTCTCCTTATTCAGACTCACATAGTTACAGAGGTCGTATTGAGAGGCTTCACCCAGAATACGCAGTTTTTCTATCTCCATCATTTATTATGTGTGGGCCAAGATTAATAAAAATTTAGAAAGAGCAGATGCGAAGTAAACGCATGGTCTTCCGAATTGAAGATTTAAG contains:
- a CDS encoding radical SAM protein encodes the protein MMEIEKLRILGEASQYDLCNYVSLNKENFTSVNLPGIYHARTQGGCQVPLFKVLMSNHCTSDCNYCINHCHNRFNRIEFSPEELISVFLHYYQNHYAEGLFLSSGMPGDADVAMENMVEVARKLRLEYEYQGYIHLKVIPGASYDMIKRAMNLADRVSVNLESATESGFQELTSTKDYHNDVLRRMKWIGRLKKRHPEMVPSGQSTQIIVGANNETDQDVLKRAQWLHKHLNINLSYLSPFEPLKETPLSDHTKPEEKRTPRLYQAQFLLNSYGFSLNEIILDDDGFILLNEDPKLLWAKSHPEEFPVEVNEASFKQLMRIPGVGKKSAQRITDARRKGVKFNKMEELKNLGVVTKRAEPFIQLNHARQTTLSF